The following nucleotide sequence is from Acidobacteriota bacterium.
TAATTTGGTAGCCCATTCCATCGTCCCGGGTTCTTAAAAAAAGCCCTGTGTCAACCGGAAAATCGGCTTGAAATTCGAGAGTGATTTCAAAATCCGAATATTTTTTTTCGGTCCCCAATAAGCCCCCGGTGTGGTCTTTATCCTGGTCTGCGACCAGCGCCCCTTTTTCAACAACCCAGATGCCGCCACGTCCACCATGAACTGCTTTCAATTGCCAGCCTTTCAGGGTTTTTCCATCGAATAACTTTTCCCAGTTGGCAGCTAAAACCAAACATTGAAATAAACCCGTTAATGTAATCAGCATAAAAATGCGTTGTTTCATTTTGCGCCTCACAATTTTTTTATTGTTATTCTTTAATG
It contains:
- a CDS encoding DUF1080 domain-containing protein encodes the protein MKQRIFMLITLTGLFQCLVLAANWEKLFDGKTLKGWQLKAVHGGRGGIWVVEKGALVADQDKDHTGGLLGTEKKYSDFEITLEFQADFPVDTGLFLRTRDDGMGYQITIDYRDGGFVGSLYAPAEGGFLNQYADWQKAYKKDGWNSLRARIEGQPAHLTAWLNDVKTLDFTDSKPRFPHEGYIGLQVHGGAGAWGEKSKARFRNIKIKELRP